A single region of the Nicotiana sylvestris chromosome 6, ASM39365v2, whole genome shotgun sequence genome encodes:
- the LOC104214477 gene encoding uncharacterized protein isoform X1 — MDMKGISWVGNIYHKFEAMCLEMEEVMYQDTVRYVENQVQTVGASVKRFYSDVMLDMHPHCNIDPVKVAATDLSLNPYAHTEIKKKLKANLKGHNPRGITKKLIDDTQVIKGKSKNGGVYRRQNVGIKEIVRDSHSPSKKSDAICLVSRDAIKFSSVSKVRGDFEVASDCMTMTSPSASVKGHDSVEATKEVYNHIMDTNVPAAGISSNAAASDMSLSVESVGKSQPDLRNTAVICDLQSDSHADRHTDKELAGETGSEISSNTHNAEVAREELNKSHGERTDRYCSTTLEKYDLNEFDVEIVEQFDESNLGGTCVLVDGGRLHIPQGSVKRKSYKKKLREVFSTKKKATRKEYEELGALHGDQLPNLEDEDKVMQVHAANANTKKLSANDHSESEWEIL; from the exons ATGGATATGAAAGGTATATCATGGGTTGGAAATATATACCACAAATTTGAAGCTATGTGTTTGGAGATGGAAGAGGTTATGTACCAG GACACCGTTAGATATGTTGAAAATCAGGTGCAGACTGTTGGTGCAAGTGTCAAGAGGTTCTATTCAGATGTGATGCTAGATATGCATCCTCATTGTAACATAGATCCCGTGAAAGTCGCAGCTACTGACTTGTCTCTGAACCCCTATGCTCACACTGAAATCAAGAAGAAGCTGAAAGCAAACCTTAAAGGACACAACCCGAGGGGAATTACTAAGAAATTAATTGATGATACTCAAGTGATCAAGG ggaaaagcaaaaatggaggaGTCTATAGACGTCAAAATGTTGGGATCAAAGAGATTGTTAGAGATAGTCATTCTCCATCTAAGAAGTCTGATGCTATCTGTCTCGTCTCAAGGGATGCAATCAAATTTTCCTCAGTTTCTAAGGTTAGGGGAGATTTTGAAGTGGCATCTGACTGCATGACCATGACTTCGCCCTCGGCCTCAGTTAAAGGACATGATTCTGTAGAAGCAACAAAGGAGGTTTACAATCATATTATGGATACAAATGTGCCTGCTGCTGGAATCTCGAGTAATGCTGCAGCTTCTGACATGAGTTTATCAGTTGAATCTGTTGGGAAGAGTCAACCAGATCTCAGAAACACAGCCGTTATTTGTGACTTGCAATCAGACTCTCATG CAGATAGGCATACGGACAAGGAGTTGGCAGGTGAGACTGGATCAGAAATTAGCAGTAATACTCACAACGCTGAGGTTGCTCGTGAGGAGCTCAATAAATCCCACGGAG AAAGAACAGATAGATATTGTTCTACTACACTGGAGAAGTATGATTTAAACGAGTTCGATGTGGAAATTGTAGAGCAGTTTGATGAATCAAATTTGGGGGGAACATGTGTTCTGGTTGATGGGGGCAGGCTTCATATTCCCCAGGGCTCAGTCAAACGGAAGTCGTACAAG AAGAAGCTGCGGGAAGTATTTTCTACGAAAAAGAAGGCGACGAGGAAAGAGTATGAGGAGCTTGGGGCATTACATGGAGATCAACTGCCTAACCTAGAGGATGAAGACAAGGTGATGCAGGTTCACGCCGCGAACGCGAACACAAAAAAATTGTCAGCTAATGATCATTCTGAATCTGAGTGGGAGATTCTGTAG
- the LOC104214477 gene encoding uncharacterized protein isoform X2, whose amino-acid sequence MDMKGISWVGNIYHKFEAMCLEMEEVMYQDTVRYVENQVQTVGASVKRFYSDVMLDMHPHCNIDPVKVAATDLSLNPYAHTEIKKKLKANLKGHNPRGITKKLIDDTQVIKGKSKNGGVYRRQNVGIKEIVRDSHSPSKKSDAICLVSRDAIKFSSVSKVRGDFEVASDCMTMTSPSASVKGHDSVEATKEVYNHIMDTNVPAAGISSNAAASDMSLSVESVGKSQPDLRNTAVICDLQSDSHDRHTDKELAGETGSEISSNTHNAEVAREELNKSHGERTDRYCSTTLEKYDLNEFDVEIVEQFDESNLGGTCVLVDGGRLHIPQGSVKRKSYKKKLREVFSTKKKATRKEYEELGALHGDQLPNLEDEDKVMQVHAANANTKKLSANDHSESEWEIL is encoded by the exons ATGGATATGAAAGGTATATCATGGGTTGGAAATATATACCACAAATTTGAAGCTATGTGTTTGGAGATGGAAGAGGTTATGTACCAG GACACCGTTAGATATGTTGAAAATCAGGTGCAGACTGTTGGTGCAAGTGTCAAGAGGTTCTATTCAGATGTGATGCTAGATATGCATCCTCATTGTAACATAGATCCCGTGAAAGTCGCAGCTACTGACTTGTCTCTGAACCCCTATGCTCACACTGAAATCAAGAAGAAGCTGAAAGCAAACCTTAAAGGACACAACCCGAGGGGAATTACTAAGAAATTAATTGATGATACTCAAGTGATCAAGG ggaaaagcaaaaatggaggaGTCTATAGACGTCAAAATGTTGGGATCAAAGAGATTGTTAGAGATAGTCATTCTCCATCTAAGAAGTCTGATGCTATCTGTCTCGTCTCAAGGGATGCAATCAAATTTTCCTCAGTTTCTAAGGTTAGGGGAGATTTTGAAGTGGCATCTGACTGCATGACCATGACTTCGCCCTCGGCCTCAGTTAAAGGACATGATTCTGTAGAAGCAACAAAGGAGGTTTACAATCATATTATGGATACAAATGTGCCTGCTGCTGGAATCTCGAGTAATGCTGCAGCTTCTGACATGAGTTTATCAGTTGAATCTGTTGGGAAGAGTCAACCAGATCTCAGAAACACAGCCGTTATTTGTGACTTGCAATCAGACTCTCATG ATAGGCATACGGACAAGGAGTTGGCAGGTGAGACTGGATCAGAAATTAGCAGTAATACTCACAACGCTGAGGTTGCTCGTGAGGAGCTCAATAAATCCCACGGAG AAAGAACAGATAGATATTGTTCTACTACACTGGAGAAGTATGATTTAAACGAGTTCGATGTGGAAATTGTAGAGCAGTTTGATGAATCAAATTTGGGGGGAACATGTGTTCTGGTTGATGGGGGCAGGCTTCATATTCCCCAGGGCTCAGTCAAACGGAAGTCGTACAAG AAGAAGCTGCGGGAAGTATTTTCTACGAAAAAGAAGGCGACGAGGAAAGAGTATGAGGAGCTTGGGGCATTACATGGAGATCAACTGCCTAACCTAGAGGATGAAGACAAGGTGATGCAGGTTCACGCCGCGAACGCGAACACAAAAAAATTGTCAGCTAATGATCATTCTGAATCTGAGTGGGAGATTCTGTAG